Below is a genomic region from Desulfobacter sp..
TTGGCCGCTGTTAATTAAAAAGAAAAAAATTCCCAGGTTTACAAACCAGAGAATCGTCCATAGATTTAATACCATTGATCGTCCGCTGACACCCTTATTAGGATAAATCCATGGAGACTTTGGTGTTCACCGCAGGATTTGTGCTGATCGCCCTGGCATCAAAACAGTTGGGGGCAAGCCTTTCGAAGACCGGCCTGCCGCTGATCAGCGCTTTTCTGCTCACCGGAATTCTGGCCGGTCCCTACGTGTTGGGGATGATCACCAAAGAGGCGGTTGACACTTTATCCTTTGTGGATGAAATTTCCCTGGGATTCATCGCCTTTGCAGCAGGGGCTGAACTCTATTTAAAAGATCTGCGAAGCAAACTATTAAGCATTGCCTGGATTACGGCCGGTCTGGTTTCTTTTACATTTTGTCTTACCTCGATTGCCTTTTATCTGATGGCCGGACATATCCCGTTTATGGCAACCATGCCGACGGCTGCAAAGGCTGCTGTGGCCATTCTGGCCGGGGCCATTCTTGTGGCCCGGTCTCCTTCGTCTGCCATCGCCATTGTCAATGAACTGCGCGCCAAAGGTCCGTTTACCCAGACGGTGCTCGGTGTGACCGTTATCATGGACGTGGTGGTCATTGTTCTGTTTTCCGCCAATTCTTCGGTGGCCGATGCCCTGCTGACAGGATTGCGTTTTAATTTGGGTTTTGTCCTGGTTCTTGTCTTTGAACTGGGCGGCTCACTGTGTTTAGGCGTTCTTGTGTCCCGAATCCTTTTGAGGATAATGCGTGTCCCAGCGCCTTCTTTGCTAAAAACGGCGGCCATTCTGGCAACGGGGTATCTTGTCTTTGTTCTGTCCGCAGGCATCCGGCAGTTTACCCATGACCGTTTTTTTGCGGAAATTCTGTTTGAACCGCTGCTGATCTGCATGGTGGCCGGTTTTTTTATATCCAATGCCTCACGGTTCAGAACGGAATTTTTAAAACTCCTCTACGACATTGGTCCTGTGGTTTATATCACTTTTTTTACCCTCACCGGCGCCTCGCTGTCCCTGGATGTGCTGGCGGCCACATGGCCGGTGGCCGTTGTCCTTTTTCTGGTCCGGACAACAGCTGTTTTTTTAGGTTCATTTGTCGGCGGAACCCTTGCCGGAAATCCGGCCAAAGCCAATTCGGTGAGCTGGATGGCCTTTATTACCCAGGCCGGTGTAGGGCTTGGACTTGCAAAAGACGTGGTGTTTGAGTTTCCCGGGTTCGGCAGTCCCTTTGCCACCATTATTATCTCTGTTATCATCCTGAACCAGCTTGTGGGGCCGCCGTTGTTCAAGTTTGCCATTAAGCTGATGAAAGAAGATCATCCAAAGTCTGACAAAGACCTGGCCGGGGGGATAAAAAAAGCAATTATCTTTGGAACGGACGGCCAGGCATCGGCCCTGGCCATGTCCCTTGTGTCCCAGGGCTGGCAGGTAAAACTGGCCATGAACGGCAAGGCGGGGCCAATGGAAAATTTTGAAGATATAAAGGTGGAACATTTTTCACAATTTACCCGGGGGGAATTGGAAGGGATCGGATGCCACAGGGCCGGGGCCATTGTCACCATGCTTTCCGACGAGGAAAATTACAGGATCTGTGAAATTGCCTATGAGAATTTTGGCGGTCAGACCCTGATTGCAAGGATAAACCACCGGGTAAATACCCCAGGATTCCAGTCTTTGGGAGTCCTGGTGGTGGATCCGTCCACGGCAATTGTGGGATTGTTGGATCATTTTGTCCGGTCTCCGGCTGCGGCATCCCTGCTGATGGGGATGCACAAAGAAAGAAATGTCGTGGACCTGAGGATTCAGAATCCCGACCTGGCCGGCCTGGCATTGAGAGACCTTCGCCTTCCATTTGATCTGGTGATCATGTCTGTGCGGCGAAGGGGGGTGTTGTTCGTGCCCCACGGATTTACCCGGCTGGAACCCGGAGATCTGGTCACCGTTCTGGGATCGGAAATTTCCATAAAAGAACTTTCATTACGCTTTGGTCTCAACCAAAAAGAGGCCATGGCCCAGATGGTGGAAAAGGCGGCGGCAACAGAGCTTAAAGATGAGGTGCCCATTCAAAAAAAGCTCCGGCAGATGATCACGTCTCCTGATCATACCCGGCCGGACCGGTTTGACCGCCTGGTGGCCAAAAGCCAGGTCATGGATTTAAAAAAACAGATTGACAAAGATGGGTTTTTCAAACGGGCAGCCAATGCCATGGCCGGCCCCTTGGGGGCATCTGCCGAGGAACTCTTCCAAATGCTGACCAAGCGCGAGGAGGAGATGACCACTGTTCTTGCCCCCGGTCTTGCCGTGCCCCATGTGATCCTCAACGGCCGGGAGCAGTTTTGTCTTCTCCTGGTCCGGTGCAGAAAGGGGATTGTGTTTTCTTCTTCCCAGCCCCTTGTCTATGCCGCCTTTGTCCTGATCGGGTCAAGGGATCAGAGGCTTTTTCATCTTCAGGCGCTTTCGGCAATTGCCCGGATTGTACTGGATCCCGGGTTTGAACAAAAATGGAGGCGTGCAAAAGGCAAAACAGCCTTACGGCAAATGATGATCAATGCTGACAGGCCGCGTGATACTTAAATCCGGCATTTTTTGTTTTGAGTTTTGGCGGGCTTGCAATATTCAGGTGATAAAAGGAGGTTTTTATGAAATTTAAGGGAATCAACCACCTTGCAATGGTGACAGGGGATATGGAATCCACCATCCGGTTCTGGCGTGACCTCATTGGTATGCGCTTAATCAACGGATTTGGCCAAAGGGGATTCCGGCATTATTTCTTTGAGATTGATGACAAAAACACCCTGGCGTTTTTTGAGTGGGACGGGGCGCAGCCCGTGGAACCAAAGGACCATGGGGTGCCGTTTAAAGGGCCGATCGTATTTGACCATATCGCCTTTGGCGTGGATTCCAGCCGCGAGGCATGGCAGCTCAAGGATAAACTTGAGGCGGCCGGGTTTGAATGTTCGGATCTCATT
It encodes:
- a CDS encoding cation:proton antiporter, producing METLVFTAGFVLIALASKQLGASLSKTGLPLISAFLLTGILAGPYVLGMITKEAVDTLSFVDEISLGFIAFAAGAELYLKDLRSKLLSIAWITAGLVSFTFCLTSIAFYLMAGHIPFMATMPTAAKAAVAILAGAILVARSPSSAIAIVNELRAKGPFTQTVLGVTVIMDVVVIVLFSANSSVADALLTGLRFNLGFVLVLVFELGGSLCLGVLVSRILLRIMRVPAPSLLKTAAILATGYLVFVLSAGIRQFTHDRFFAEILFEPLLICMVAGFFISNASRFRTEFLKLLYDIGPVVYITFFTLTGASLSLDVLAATWPVAVVLFLVRTTAVFLGSFVGGTLAGNPAKANSVSWMAFITQAGVGLGLAKDVVFEFPGFGSPFATIIISVIILNQLVGPPLFKFAIKLMKEDHPKSDKDLAGGIKKAIIFGTDGQASALAMSLVSQGWQVKLAMNGKAGPMENFEDIKVEHFSQFTRGELEGIGCHRAGAIVTMLSDEENYRICEIAYENFGGQTLIARINHRVNTPGFQSLGVLVVDPSTAIVGLLDHFVRSPAAASLLMGMHKERNVVDLRIQNPDLAGLALRDLRLPFDLVIMSVRRRGVLFVPHGFTRLEPGDLVTVLGSEISIKELSLRFGLNQKEAMAQMVEKAAATELKDEVPIQKKLRQMITSPDHTRPDRFDRLVAKSQVMDLKKQIDKDGFFKRAANAMAGPLGASAEELFQMLTKREEEMTTVLAPGLAVPHVILNGREQFCLLLVRCRKGIVFSSSQPLVYAAFVLIGSRDQRLFHLQALSAIARIVLDPGFEQKWRRAKGKTALRQMMINADRPRDT
- a CDS encoding VOC family protein, encoding MKFKGINHLAMVTGDMESTIRFWRDLIGMRLINGFGQRGFRHYFFEIDDKNTLAFFEWDGAQPVEPKDHGVPFKGPIVFDHIAFGVDSSREAWQLKDKLEAAGFECSDLIDHGFIHSIYSFDPNGIPIEFCYEAGERDFRKNPVLKDDDPPPAALEGAEPQPGKWPRVKRPTPEEERFVSR